A window of the Streptomyces albireticuli genome harbors these coding sequences:
- a CDS encoding TMEM175 family protein, which yields MSGPARPEPGFSPERLAFFTDAIFAIAMTLLAVELERPEERELASARALGSFLVDHRGSFLAFALAFVLLWSVWRRHHKLMDRIGGLSKAFTAWHAPFLLLVAFLPFPTALIGASIGNPLAQTLFASTMAAMVFCEAALKEIAGGTGLVTGDPAETHRHAGDSWGVGLWFVLSAGVAWLFPYAFVLWCVAPLAATYGGALISRLRTAPANHPDPHDEGVPRT from the coding sequence ATGAGCGGGCCTGCTCGGCCGGAGCCAGGGTTCTCGCCCGAGAGGCTGGCCTTCTTCACGGACGCGATCTTCGCGATCGCGATGACGCTGCTGGCCGTCGAACTGGAGCGCCCGGAGGAGAGGGAACTGGCATCGGCTCGCGCGCTGGGGAGTTTCCTGGTGGACCACCGGGGCTCCTTCCTGGCGTTCGCGCTGGCGTTCGTCCTTCTCTGGTCGGTGTGGCGCCGTCACCACAAGCTGATGGACCGGATCGGCGGGCTGTCGAAGGCCTTCACAGCCTGGCACGCGCCGTTCCTGCTGCTGGTCGCGTTCCTTCCGTTCCCGACAGCGCTCATCGGCGCATCGATCGGCAATCCGCTGGCGCAGACCCTGTTCGCCTCCACCATGGCGGCCATGGTCTTCTGCGAAGCCGCCCTCAAGGAGATCGCCGGCGGCACCGGCCTGGTCACCGGCGACCCCGCGGAAACCCACCGGCACGCCGGCGACTCCTGGGGAGTCGGTCTCTGGTTCGTCCTCAGCGCCGGCGTCGCCTGGCTGTTCCCCTACGCCTTCGTCCTGTGGTGCGTCGCCCCGCTGGCCGCCACGTACGGCGGAGCGCTGATCTCCCGCCTGCGCACCGCCCCCGCGAACCACCCGGACCCGCACGACGAGGGCGTGCCGCGTACCTGA
- a CDS encoding CsbD family protein — MGIGDFLENAAEKAKAAAGESADKAQRAQEEAAQKAQQQGEDAAQEAKDGSELDDNF; from the coding sequence ATGGGCATCGGCGACTTCTTGGAGAATGCCGCAGAGAAGGCAAAAGCTGCCGCGGGCGAATCGGCCGACAAGGCGCAGCGCGCTCAGGAGGAGGCTGCTCAGAAGGCTCAGCAGCAGGGCGAGGACGCCGCCCAAGAGGCGAAGGACGGCTCCGAGCTGGACGACAATTTCTGA
- a CDS encoding TetR/AcrR family transcriptional regulator: MDDKILRATRELIDEAGYPALTVDQVAARAGVGKAAIYRRYGTKAEMAFAATMYEQELPPLAGTGSLHGDLLALVRVFHLRMATPAARQLVPALISEIAVNPGLDTRFQDTFLAAEQAIFAEIIEQAVARGELAGTVAPAMAHLLLLGTLASALYIINLPVDDAMITDLATTAAAGITALAERHHSDCDSGEAC, encoded by the coding sequence GTGGATGACAAAATCCTCCGGGCCACGCGAGAGTTGATCGACGAAGCCGGCTACCCGGCACTGACCGTCGATCAGGTCGCGGCGCGCGCCGGGGTGGGCAAGGCGGCGATCTACCGCCGCTACGGGACCAAGGCCGAGATGGCGTTCGCTGCCACGATGTACGAGCAGGAGTTGCCGCCGCTGGCCGGCACCGGCTCGTTGCACGGGGATCTGCTGGCGCTTGTCCGCGTGTTCCACCTCCGCATGGCCACCCCGGCGGCCCGGCAGCTCGTACCGGCCCTGATCAGCGAGATCGCCGTCAATCCTGGACTGGACACGCGGTTCCAGGACACCTTCCTGGCCGCCGAACAGGCCATCTTCGCCGAAATCATCGAACAGGCCGTGGCCCGCGGTGAGCTGGCCGGGACCGTCGCCCCCGCGATGGCCCACCTGCTGCTGCTCGGCACCTTGGCGTCCGCCCTGTACATCATCAACCTGCCCGTCGACGACGCCATGATCACCGACCTCGCCACCACGGCCGCAGCAGGAATCACGGCCCTGGCCGAACGGCACCACAGCGACTGCGACTCCGGCGAAGCCTGCTAG
- a CDS encoding bacteriocin fulvocin C-related protein, with protein MVAGRWVLAFDSSCCRCRAMADEVKGYAGSRLDVMPLDDPRVQAWRTQALGSRPPHAPTLIRVADREAPVRAWTGWPMGVRLALRLGPRSTARLLRALGSEGRAPDVPAEGMGRGRFVRLAGLGVVAAVLGGGPVSEASAASPAEKWVEANRARLPREYEAFASHEMPYRQAIFAALAPADRSRLWLDHLTWYRASRPDLTAEQRRVLDRAQMLFGRESTFTGSVDATLHQELESLRKDAVAALGQEEGRAALATLGPVPAAPLPGCGCSCVSDWCSSSNCVCCVRDCWCQPKLNGCGTAFAYMCTGTCGGVKPSRTNTA; from the coding sequence ATGGTTGCTGGGCGCTGGGTGCTCGCGTTCGACTCCTCCTGCTGCCGGTGCCGGGCGATGGCGGACGAGGTCAAGGGCTACGCCGGCAGTCGGCTCGACGTCATGCCGCTGGACGATCCGCGCGTCCAGGCGTGGCGGACCCAGGCCCTCGGCTCACGCCCGCCGCACGCGCCGACCCTGATCCGGGTCGCGGACCGGGAAGCGCCCGTGCGCGCCTGGACAGGCTGGCCGATGGGGGTGCGCCTCGCGCTCAGGCTCGGACCGCGCAGCACGGCACGCCTGCTGCGCGCCCTGGGGAGTGAGGGCCGGGCGCCGGACGTACCGGCGGAGGGCATGGGCCGGGGGCGGTTCGTCCGGCTGGCCGGGCTGGGCGTGGTGGCCGCCGTGCTGGGCGGGGGGCCGGTGTCCGAGGCGTCGGCCGCGTCTCCGGCGGAGAAATGGGTGGAGGCGAACCGGGCCCGCCTGCCCCGGGAGTACGAGGCGTTCGCCTCGCACGAGATGCCCTACCGTCAGGCGATCTTCGCCGCGCTCGCGCCGGCGGACCGCAGCCGTCTGTGGCTGGATCACCTCACGTGGTACCGCGCTTCACGTCCGGACCTGACGGCGGAACAGCGGCGGGTCCTGGACCGGGCCCAGATGCTCTTCGGCCGCGAGTCCACGTTCACCGGCAGCGTGGACGCCACGCTGCACCAGGAGCTGGAATCGCTGCGGAAGGACGCCGTCGCGGCACTCGGCCAGGAGGAGGGCCGTGCGGCGCTGGCGACGCTCGGCCCCGTTCCCGCGGCCCCCCTCCCGGGGTGCGGGTGCAGCTGTGTGAGTGACTGGTGCTCGTCCAGCAACTGTGTGTGTTGTGTCCGTGATTGCTGGTGCCAACCCAAGCTCAATGGCTGTGGCACCGCGTTCGCCTATATGTGCACCGGTACCTGCGGCGGCGTCAAGCCGTCGCGGACGAACACCGCGTGA